AAATTACAATTCCATCATTATTATTGAGAATATTGTTGCCACTCACATTCACACGCGATTTTTGCCCGATCGCAAGTCCAAATCCCGTACTTTCAAAAGTATTATTACGGATTTCGCCCGTGCTACTCCCTACAGCCGAAAGTCCATTTGCACCATTTTTCTTAAAGACATTATCACTAACGATCGCATCGGCAGTCCCAGTCAAAAATAAACCTTCGCGATCGCTATTGATAAAAGTATTATTGGCGATCGCCACGCGCTTACCCGACTCAACCCAAACCGCAGTACCTCTCATATTGGGGTTGATAACGGTAAGTCCTTCAATCCGCGCATCATTGTCAGCAAGCATCGTAATATTTTGACTGGCAAAGCTGGTACTAATAAACTTGCCACCGCCACGAATCACAGTATTCACGCCTCTAACAGTCGGCGCACCGCGTAGTGTCACACCTGAGGGAAGTTTAATCGGAAAAGACTCGCCTGTTTCAGAGCTGTAGAGTCCTTCCTGTAGCTGGATCACCGTTCCCGCCACAGGTTTAGTTGCAAGCGCAGCCGCGATCGACGGATAGGGATTATTTGGCGAACCATCACCGTTAGGGTTAGCACGCGGGGCAACAAAAATCAGTGATGCTGTCTGTGGTAATTGGCTAATTTTCCATGTTTGCGTCTGCGTCGGTGATAGGGCAGGACGCGCAAACAGCGGCGGGGCGATCGCTAAAACTGTGATACTTGTGGCGATCGCGCTGAAGAGACTAGGTTTGCAACGCATACAGGAAATCCTCTTTAACCAACGGACAAAAATTTACACAGTTGATTATGTGTTTGTGCCAATCAAAATACACGAAAATTCTGCCACTTGCAAAAAATCCTTAACAAATCCCAAAAGGGAGTTGCGGCGCGAAGCGCCGCAACTCCCTTTTGGGATTTATATGATTAAAGCTATACAATTCTTTAATGTATGACAATACCTGCAAATTCCTAGCCGAAACCTTTCCCGAAGACTTTGCCTGTTGGCTCTTGGGGAATCCAATTCCACTAACCAAACTCGAACCATCGGAACTCTCCGCCGAGCCTATCCGTGCGGATTCTGTCATATTTCTGGAGTCTTCAGAAATGGTTGTGCATTTGGAGTTCCAGACCAAAACCGATGACGCAATGGCATATCGGATGGCGAACTATTGGTTGAGGCTTTACGGTAAATATCCGACTAAAGCAATTCATCAAACTGTCATTTATTTAAAGCCAACAAAATCACCACTTGCATACCAAACCAGCTTTAAATCGCAGCAGCTAAACCATGAATTTAATGTCATCCGTCTCTGGGAACAACCCACTGATATCTTTCGGCAATACCTTGGACTATTGCCACTAGCTGTCTTAACCCAAACGAGCAACCCTGAAGAAACTTTAAGGGAAGTGGCGAAACAAATTGATCATATTGCCGATAAACGAGTACAAAGTAACGTAGCAGCTTCTACCGCTATAATATCGGGTATAGCCTTAGACAAAGCAATCATTCAAAGACTACTAAGGAGTGAAATCATGAAAGACTCAGTGATTTATCAGGATATTTTACTGGAAGGCAAAGCTGAAGGCAAAGCCGAAGGCAAAGCTGAAGGTAAAGCTGAAACTGCCCGTCAAATAGCTCTAAACATGTTGCTTTCTAATGTCTCTACAGATTTAGTTGCCCAATTTACAGGACTGACTCTTAAGCAAGTGCAAAAGCTGC
This sequence is a window from Pseudanabaena sp. BC1403. Protein-coding genes within it:
- a CDS encoding Rpn family recombination-promoting nuclease/putative transposase, with amino-acid sequence MYDNTCKFLAETFPEDFACWLLGNPIPLTKLEPSELSAEPIRADSVIFLESSEMVVHLEFQTKTDDAMAYRMANYWLRLYGKYPTKAIHQTVIYLKPTKSPLAYQTSFKSQQLNHEFNVIRLWEQPTDIFRQYLGLLPLAVLTQTSNPEETLREVAKQIDHIADKRVQSNVAASTAIISGIALDKAIIQRLLRSEIMKDSVIYQDILLEGKAEGKAEGKAEGKAETARQIALNMLLSNVSTDLVAQFTGLTLKQVQKLQKISTKKTKMPKSSKPKRSPKS